A single region of the Marinobacter nanhaiticus D15-8W genome encodes:
- a CDS encoding TetR/AcrR family transcriptional regulator, translated as MTLQSEAKLSQIAEAPVKGRTRRYRPGRIRERNRERIIAAAEQEFAQHGFRGATIQNIAERAELPKSNVLYYFSNKKRIYYALFDDIMARWNAVFSEIRPEDDPAQALETFIRTKVEMSRRFPLASRLFAQEIIQGAPFLKDHLRTSMREWVRGRAGVIQQWIDEGRMAQVDPVQLIFLIWSSTQHYADFQVQILMVENKAEYEQRDFDHAADFLTAVILRGCGLEPTKQ; from the coding sequence ATGACCCTTCAGTCTGAAGCCAAGTTAAGCCAGATCGCAGAGGCGCCCGTGAAAGGTCGGACACGACGCTATCGTCCAGGCCGGATCCGGGAACGCAACCGGGAACGCATCATCGCCGCGGCCGAGCAGGAGTTTGCCCAGCATGGTTTTCGTGGCGCGACGATCCAGAATATCGCCGAGCGCGCGGAGCTACCCAAGTCCAACGTGCTCTACTACTTCAGCAACAAGAAGCGCATCTACTATGCGCTGTTCGATGACATCATGGCCCGCTGGAATGCGGTGTTCTCGGAAATCAGACCTGAAGACGACCCGGCCCAGGCATTGGAGACGTTCATCCGGACGAAGGTGGAGATGTCCCGCCGATTCCCGCTGGCCTCCCGGCTGTTCGCCCAGGAGATTATCCAGGGTGCGCCTTTCCTGAAGGATCACCTGCGCACCAGTATGCGTGAGTGGGTACGGGGACGGGCCGGCGTGATCCAGCAGTGGATCGACGAGGGTCGGATGGCCCAGGTGGATCCGGTACAGCTGATCTTCCTGATCTGGTCCTCAACCCAGCACTACGCAGATTTCCAGGTCCAGATCCTGATGGTCGAGAACAAGGCCGAATATGAACAGCGCGATTTCGATCACGCGGCGGATTTCCTGACCGCCGTCATCCTCCGCGGGTGTGGACTGGAGCCAACCAAGCAATGA
- a CDS encoding SulP family inorganic anion transporter, whose translation MLNSIKADWFSNLRGDLLSGIVVALALIPEAIAFSIIAGVDPKIGLYASFCIAVIIAFVGGRPGMISAATGAMALLMVTLVKEHGLQYLLAATLLTGVFQIIAGYLKLGGLMRFVSRSVVTGFVNALAILIFMAQLPELTNVTWHVYAMTAAGLGIIYLFPLLPFVGRLIPSPLVCIVSLTFVSILLGLDIRTVGDMGELPDTLPVFLWPDVPLNLETLMIILPYSLGLAVVGLLESMMTATIVDELTDTTSDRNRECRGQGIANIGAGLLGGMAGCAMIGQSVINVKSGGRTRLSTLTAGVFLLIMVLVLDAWLVQIPMAALVAVMIMVSIGTFSWESVRNLKHHPLSTNIVMLVTVVVVVATHNLAFGVLAGVLLAALFFANKVGHYMRVDAELDESTNTRTYRVLGQVFFSSSEKFLAAFDFREVVDNVVIDLSRAHFWDITAVGALDKAVIKFRREGAQVEVIGLNEASATIVDRFGVHDKPDADDPLLGH comes from the coding sequence ATGCTGAACTCTATCAAAGCCGACTGGTTTTCAAACCTCCGGGGCGATCTGCTATCCGGAATCGTGGTGGCCCTCGCCCTGATTCCAGAAGCCATCGCCTTTTCCATTATCGCCGGCGTCGATCCCAAGATCGGCCTCTACGCCTCGTTCTGTATCGCCGTTATCATCGCGTTTGTCGGCGGTCGGCCGGGCATGATCTCGGCCGCAACCGGTGCCATGGCGCTGCTTATGGTCACGCTTGTCAAGGAGCATGGGCTGCAGTACCTGCTCGCCGCCACACTGCTGACCGGTGTGTTCCAGATCATTGCCGGCTACCTGAAACTCGGCGGGCTGATGCGCTTCGTCTCACGCTCGGTCGTGACCGGTTTCGTGAACGCCCTGGCGATCCTGATATTCATGGCACAGCTGCCTGAGCTGACCAATGTGACCTGGCACGTCTACGCAATGACCGCTGCCGGCCTGGGTATCATTTACCTGTTCCCACTTTTGCCGTTTGTGGGTCGACTGATCCCGTCCCCGCTGGTTTGCATCGTCTCGCTGACCTTCGTATCCATCCTCCTGGGACTGGACATCCGCACCGTAGGCGATATGGGCGAACTACCGGATACCCTGCCGGTTTTCCTGTGGCCGGATGTTCCGCTCAACCTCGAGACCCTGATGATTATCCTGCCCTACTCCCTGGGCCTGGCGGTCGTGGGTCTGCTCGAGTCGATGATGACCGCCACCATCGTGGACGAACTCACGGATACGACCAGTGACCGCAACCGTGAATGCCGCGGCCAGGGCATTGCCAACATCGGTGCCGGCCTGCTGGGCGGCATGGCAGGTTGCGCGATGATTGGCCAGTCCGTCATCAACGTGAAGTCCGGAGGCCGGACGCGGCTCTCAACCCTTACGGCGGGTGTCTTCCTGCTGATCATGGTGCTGGTGCTCGATGCCTGGTTGGTACAGATCCCCATGGCCGCGCTGGTGGCGGTGATGATCATGGTTTCCATCGGCACCTTTAGCTGGGAGTCTGTTCGCAACCTCAAGCACCATCCTCTGTCGACCAATATCGTCATGTTGGTAACCGTGGTGGTCGTGGTCGCGACCCACAACCTGGCCTTCGGTGTACTCGCCGGCGTGCTTCTGGCTGCGCTGTTCTTCGCCAATAAGGTAGGGCACTACATGCGGGTGGATGCGGAGCTGGACGAAAGCACCAACACCCGTACCTACCGCGTACTGGGGCAGGTGTTCTTCAGCTCATCGGAGAAATTCCTGGCTGCCTTCGACTTCAGGGAAGTGGTGGATAACGTGGTGATCGACCTGAGCCGGGCCCACTTCTGGGATATCACGGCGGTAGGCGCACTGGATAAGGCGGTCATTAAATTCCGCCGGGAAGGCGCGCAGGTGGAGGTAATCGGCCTCAACGAAGCGAGCGCCACCATCGTCGACCGTTTTGGCGTACACGACAAGCCGGACGCAGACGATCCGTTGCTGGGGCACTAG
- a CDS encoding outer membrane protein OmpK, which translates to MKALHKTLLATCVAAAFVPAAHAEKFFGDSSISILHSADYQTFGDREVEDTYMTFENATAHNWGGTFFFIDRNHGRGAATGDDNVYGEFSPALSLGWATGNDLSFGPVEDVFIAGTYEFGGGTESNNYLTGLGLAWDVPGFLYFNTMGYYVNNNADAAGYEDPADDWQLTVTWGAPFEIGPARFLFDGYIDWSTAASDHASEFQFTPQFKLDLGNFTGHPGVLYAGIEYAYWNNKFGVGDDDIMDTQSSVSALVKFHF; encoded by the coding sequence ATGAAAGCACTTCACAAAACACTGCTGGCGACCTGTGTTGCTGCGGCCTTCGTGCCGGCGGCCCACGCGGAAAAATTCTTTGGCGACTCAAGCATTTCGATCCTCCACAGTGCCGATTACCAGACGTTCGGTGACCGGGAAGTGGAAGACACCTATATGACGTTCGAGAACGCCACGGCCCATAACTGGGGCGGCACCTTCTTCTTCATTGACCGTAATCACGGTCGCGGTGCAGCGACCGGGGACGATAATGTCTATGGTGAATTCTCACCTGCGTTGAGTCTGGGCTGGGCGACGGGTAACGACTTGAGCTTCGGGCCGGTCGAGGATGTGTTTATCGCGGGAACCTACGAATTCGGCGGCGGTACCGAATCCAACAATTACCTGACGGGTCTCGGCCTGGCGTGGGACGTACCGGGCTTCCTGTACTTCAATACCATGGGCTACTACGTCAACAACAATGCTGATGCCGCGGGATACGAAGACCCGGCGGACGACTGGCAGTTGACCGTGACCTGGGGCGCACCTTTCGAGATCGGTCCAGCGCGCTTCCTGTTCGACGGTTATATCGACTGGTCTACCGCGGCCAGCGACCACGCGTCCGAATTCCAGTTCACGCCGCAGTTCAAGCTCGACCTGGGCAACTTCACCGGTCATCCGGGTGTGCTCTATGCCGGTATCGAGTACGCGTACTGGAACAACAAGTTCGGTGTCGGCGATGACGACATCATGGACACCCAGAGCTCGGTGAGTGCCCTGGTGAAGTTCCACTTTTGA
- a CDS encoding ureidoglycolate lyase, translated as MSAPRIIEAEPLTRETFAPFGDVISTKGAASFPINAGRTERFHALAAVEALGEDADAIISIFRGQPLEPLVVDLMERHPQGSQAFMPLGEQSYWVVVAPPGDFDADSIRVFRAEPGQGVNYRAGTWHAPLLPVGRDADFLVVDRRGAGDNCDTVDLDPPVQPQ; from the coding sequence ATGAGCGCGCCGCGAATCATTGAAGCCGAGCCATTGACCCGTGAGACGTTTGCCCCTTTCGGTGATGTGATCAGTACCAAGGGTGCCGCATCTTTCCCCATCAACGCCGGCCGCACCGAGCGTTTCCACGCACTGGCAGCCGTTGAAGCGTTGGGCGAGGACGCTGATGCCATCATTTCCATATTTCGCGGCCAGCCGCTGGAACCGCTGGTCGTCGACTTGATGGAACGCCACCCTCAAGGCAGCCAGGCCTTCATGCCCCTGGGTGAACAATCGTATTGGGTGGTGGTGGCGCCGCCGGGCGACTTCGATGCAGACAGCATCAGGGTATTTCGTGCTGAACCGGGGCAGGGTGTGAACTACCGTGCGGGAACCTGGCATGCGCCGCTGTTGCCCGTTGGCCGGGATGCGGATTTTTTGGTGGTCGACCGCCGGGGCGCCGGTGACAACTGCGACACCGTCGACCTCGACCCGCCGGTGCAACCCCAATGA
- a CDS encoding 6,7-dimethyl-8-ribityllumazine synthase: MNQQESLNLSDASRSQRIAFIQGNWHLDIIDQAREAFLTEIRQHGFDTDQVDIITVAGAFEIPLQAKLLAESGQYGAIVGAGFVVDGGIYRHEFVAHAVIDGLMRVQLDTHVPVLSAVLTPHHFHEHTTHHEFFHKHFAEKGVEVARACLMTLGNMEKTRMLTAC, from the coding sequence ATGAATCAGCAAGAATCCTTGAACCTTTCCGACGCCAGCCGCAGCCAGCGTATCGCCTTTATCCAGGGCAACTGGCACCTCGATATCATCGACCAGGCGCGCGAAGCCTTCCTCACCGAAATCCGCCAGCACGGCTTCGATACCGACCAGGTGGATATCATTACCGTTGCCGGCGCTTTTGAGATCCCTCTCCAGGCCAAACTGCTGGCCGAGAGCGGCCAGTACGGCGCGATCGTCGGTGCCGGCTTTGTGGTGGACGGCGGCATCTACCGGCACGAGTTCGTTGCCCACGCCGTGATTGATGGCCTGATGCGCGTGCAGCTGGATACACACGTGCCCGTGCTCTCCGCCGTCCTCACACCGCACCACTTCCATGAGCACACGACACACCATGAGTTCTTCCACAAGCATTTTGCGGAGAAAGGTGTCGAGGTGGCGCGGGCGTGCTTGATGACGCTGGGGAACATGGAAAAGACGCGGATGTTGACGGCATGTTAA
- the puuE gene encoding allantoinase PuuE, translating to MNTDYPRDLIGYGAEPPQANWPGKARIAVQFVLNYEEGAENCVLHGDSHSEVFLSEIIGAQPYPDRHMSMESIYEYGSRAGVWRVLREFRKRQLPLTVFGVAMALQRNPEVTQAFLADQHEIASHGLRWIHYQDMDESREREHMEQAIAIQTELTGSRPLGWYTGRDSPNTRRLVVEAGGFEYDSDYYGDDLPFWTTVETRDGEQKPHLVVPYTLDTNDMRFASNQGFNSGEQFFQYLKDAFDMLYEEGAETPRMLSIGLHCRLVGRPGRFRALQRFLDYIEQHDRVWVCRRLDIARHWKAEHPFAVK from the coding sequence ATCAATACCGATTATCCCCGTGACCTGATCGGCTATGGTGCTGAACCGCCTCAGGCCAATTGGCCGGGCAAGGCCCGCATCGCCGTCCAGTTCGTGTTGAACTACGAGGAAGGGGCCGAGAACTGTGTCCTGCACGGGGACAGCCACTCCGAGGTTTTCCTGTCGGAGATTATCGGTGCCCAGCCTTACCCGGACCGCCATATGAGTATGGAGTCGATCTATGAATATGGCTCCCGCGCTGGTGTCTGGCGCGTATTGCGCGAGTTCCGCAAGCGTCAGTTGCCGCTGACCGTCTTCGGTGTCGCCATGGCCTTGCAGCGTAACCCGGAGGTGACCCAGGCGTTCCTGGCGGACCAGCATGAAATCGCCTCCCATGGACTGCGCTGGATTCACTACCAGGACATGGACGAGTCCCGCGAACGCGAGCATATGGAGCAGGCCATCGCCATCCAGACTGAACTGACCGGTAGCCGGCCATTGGGGTGGTACACCGGGCGCGACAGTCCCAATACGCGTCGTCTGGTGGTGGAAGCCGGCGGGTTCGAGTATGACAGCGACTACTATGGTGATGACCTGCCGTTCTGGACCACGGTGGAAACCCGCGATGGCGAGCAGAAGCCCCATCTCGTGGTCCCCTACACGCTGGACACCAACGACATGCGCTTTGCATCCAACCAGGGGTTCAACTCCGGCGAGCAGTTCTTCCAGTATCTGAAAGACGCCTTCGACATGCTTTACGAGGAGGGTGCCGAGACGCCCAGGATGCTGTCCATCGGCCTGCATTGCCGGTTGGTGGGGCGCCCGGGGCGTTTCCGGGCATTGCAGCGCTTTCTTGACTATATCGAACAGCATGATCGGGTCTGGGTGTGCCGTCGGTTGGACATTGCACGGCATTGGAAGGCGGAGCATCCGTTCGCGGTGAAGTGA
- a CDS encoding ABC transporter permease: MSIELITNILAATVVAGTPLLIVALGELICERSGVLNLGQEGMMLIGAVAGFIAVLTTGSLTIGVIAAMAAGVAMALLFALMAVTLAANQYAAGLALTIFGTGLSAFIGAGYVGKTIDGFTKLAIPGLSDIPVLGPVLFNQDLLVYVSLGLFVAVYVFLRHSRGGLLLRAVGESPDSANANGLPVMLIRYLAVSFGGAMAGLAGAYLSLAYTPLWTEGMTAGRGWIALALVVFATWRPERVLLGAYLFGVASILHLVLQGFGWDSSTELLAMLPYVVTIVVLVLLSSNPTRTRLHTPLSLGQPYRPGR; this comes from the coding sequence ATGAGCATCGAACTGATCACGAATATTCTCGCTGCCACCGTCGTTGCCGGCACACCCTTGCTGATCGTGGCGCTGGGAGAACTTATCTGCGAGCGTTCCGGGGTCCTCAACCTGGGGCAGGAAGGCATGATGCTGATCGGCGCAGTGGCTGGCTTTATCGCCGTGCTCACCACCGGCAGCCTGACGATCGGCGTTATCGCCGCCATGGCAGCCGGCGTGGCGATGGCCCTGCTGTTTGCCCTGATGGCCGTGACCCTCGCCGCCAACCAATATGCCGCCGGTCTGGCGCTGACCATCTTCGGTACAGGCTTAAGTGCCTTCATCGGAGCCGGCTATGTCGGCAAGACCATCGACGGTTTTACCAAGCTCGCCATTCCAGGCTTGAGTGACATCCCGGTGCTGGGGCCCGTTCTGTTCAATCAGGACCTGCTGGTTTACGTCTCCCTGGGGTTATTCGTGGCCGTATACGTCTTCCTTCGTCACAGCCGGGGAGGCCTTTTACTGCGGGCTGTCGGTGAATCGCCGGACTCGGCTAACGCCAATGGGTTGCCTGTCATGCTGATCCGCTACCTGGCCGTCAGTTTCGGCGGGGCCATGGCCGGACTGGCGGGCGCTTACCTGTCCCTGGCCTATACGCCGCTATGGACCGAAGGCATGACCGCCGGCCGCGGCTGGATCGCCCTGGCACTGGTGGTGTTCGCCACCTGGCGGCCCGAGCGGGTACTGCTCGGCGCCTACCTGTTTGGCGTTGCCAGCATCCTCCATCTCGTCTTGCAGGGCTTCGGCTGGGACAGCTCCACCGAATTGCTCGCGATGCTGCCGTATGTCGTGACCATCGTGGTGTTGGTGCTGCTCTCCAGCAACCCGACCCGAACCCGGCTGCATACCCCCTTATCCCTGGGCCAACCTTACCGGCCGGGACGATAA
- a CDS encoding amidohydrolase family protein — translation MQRFAITHAALFTVDPQDRVIPDGTVLVEDGRIVAVGPAESIEIPADTVVIDSGGKRAVLPGLVDAHSHSSLMRGVTENMPLMEWLPYYQLEHRALTEEDAYHSARLCYLEALKGGTTCVMDMFRFMDRCADAAGELGLRVNLAPYVADQPGKDFFSTREENKRLIRTHHGSQSGRIQVWMGLEHLFYCSEDAYRDAVRCQQDYGVRIHTHACEQREEEDAVLKHFGRRSIGMLDHYGLLGEKTLLAHCVWLDDDEIKRLADTGTSIAHCPISNAKLASGVARTPDMLAAGINLGLGTDGPVCNNSLDLFEEMKFASLIQKATRLDARALPADQVLRMATIGGAKALGLDGEIGSIEIGKKADLVMLDLGAPNLTPHEVTHAGGNLLWNLVFAARGSNVTHVWVDGRCLIEEGRSTQVDEGHVVATAQTCGLSLYERCRALDHLRVDMI, via the coding sequence ATGCAACGATTTGCCATTACTCACGCGGCCCTGTTTACCGTCGATCCACAGGATCGTGTGATCCCCGACGGTACCGTCCTGGTCGAGGACGGTCGGATCGTCGCCGTGGGCCCTGCTGAGTCCATTGAAATTCCTGCCGACACCGTGGTTATCGATAGCGGAGGAAAACGGGCAGTATTGCCGGGGCTGGTCGATGCCCATTCCCATTCCAGTCTGATGCGCGGTGTCACCGAGAATATGCCGCTAATGGAGTGGCTGCCGTACTACCAGTTGGAGCATCGTGCACTGACCGAAGAAGACGCCTATCACTCGGCGCGCCTGTGTTATCTGGAGGCCCTCAAGGGCGGCACCACCTGTGTCATGGACATGTTCCGCTTCATGGACCGATGCGCCGACGCCGCTGGTGAATTGGGTTTGCGGGTGAACCTGGCCCCCTACGTGGCCGACCAGCCGGGCAAGGATTTCTTCTCCACGCGAGAGGAGAACAAACGCCTTATACGAACCCACCATGGCAGCCAGTCGGGCCGGATCCAGGTCTGGATGGGGCTGGAACATCTGTTCTATTGCAGCGAGGACGCCTACCGCGATGCGGTGCGTTGTCAGCAGGACTACGGCGTTCGCATCCACACCCATGCCTGCGAGCAGCGGGAAGAGGAGGACGCGGTTCTCAAACATTTCGGCCGACGTTCCATCGGCATGCTCGACCACTACGGGTTGCTTGGCGAGAAGACGCTATTGGCTCACTGCGTCTGGCTTGATGACGATGAGATCAAACGTTTGGCGGATACCGGTACCTCTATCGCCCATTGCCCGATCAGCAACGCCAAGCTGGCCAGTGGCGTCGCGCGTACACCGGACATGCTGGCGGCGGGCATCAATCTGGGCCTCGGAACCGACGGCCCGGTGTGCAACAACAGTCTCGACCTGTTCGAGGAGATGAAGTTTGCCTCGCTGATCCAGAAAGCCACACGCCTCGATGCGAGGGCACTACCGGCAGATCAGGTCTTGCGCATGGCAACCATCGGCGGCGCCAAAGCCCTGGGGCTGGATGGGGAGATTGGATCGATCGAGATTGGCAAGAAGGCAGATCTGGTCATGTTGGATCTCGGCGCGCCGAACCTGACGCCGCACGAGGTCACTCACGCTGGCGGCAACCTGCTATGGAACCTGGTGTTTGCCGCGAGAGGCAGCAATGTCACCCATGTCTGGGTGGATGGTCGTTGCCTGATTGAAGAGGGTCGGTCGACGCAGGTCGACGAGGGCCACGTGGTAGCCACGGCGCAAACCTGTGGCTTATCCCTGTATGAACGATGCCGTGCTCTGGATCATCTTCGAGTGGACATGATCTAG
- the alc gene encoding allantoicase: MTDVHVAPHVEGPAFTRDYLNLADGSLGAEVTWVTDEFFAPRARMLDPESARFYPDKYDDHGKWMDGWETRRRRDTGHDWCILRLAMPGVLHGVDFDTSFFTGNFAPAASLEACWSPDGDPDNDADWQEILPAVSLSGNDHRFEALDASGPWTHLRLHIWPDGGMARLRVYGQPFCDWDNRDLDERLDLVALENGGDQVAWSDAHYGEPRKLLRPGRGINMGDGWETRRRREPGNEWCILRLGHPGVVDEIEIDTAHFKGNFPARFSIQAAYVEKGTKQSIVTQSMFWETLIEEQPLTADAIHNFTELADLGPITHIRLNSIPDGGISRIRLRGKPVK; this comes from the coding sequence ATGACCGATGTACACGTCGCCCCTCACGTCGAAGGCCCGGCCTTCACCCGCGACTACCTGAACCTGGCGGATGGCAGCCTTGGTGCTGAAGTCACCTGGGTCACCGACGAATTCTTTGCACCCCGGGCACGGATGCTCGACCCCGAGTCGGCGCGTTTCTACCCGGACAAGTACGATGACCATGGCAAGTGGATGGACGGCTGGGAGACCCGCCGCCGCCGGGACACGGGCCACGACTGGTGCATCCTGCGCCTGGCGATGCCGGGCGTGCTGCATGGGGTGGATTTCGATACCAGTTTCTTCACCGGCAACTTCGCCCCCGCTGCCTCGCTCGAAGCCTGCTGGTCGCCGGACGGCGACCCGGATAACGACGCCGATTGGCAGGAAATCCTGCCCGCCGTCTCCCTGTCTGGAAATGATCACCGATTCGAGGCCCTCGACGCCTCCGGCCCCTGGACCCACCTGCGCCTGCATATTTGGCCGGACGGTGGCATGGCCCGCCTGCGGGTCTACGGTCAGCCGTTCTGCGATTGGGACAACCGTGACCTCGACGAACGTTTGGATCTGGTAGCCCTAGAAAATGGTGGCGACCAGGTGGCCTGGAGCGATGCCCACTACGGTGAGCCCCGTAAGCTCCTGCGTCCCGGCCGAGGCATCAATATGGGCGATGGCTGGGAAACCCGGCGCCGCCGGGAACCGGGCAACGAATGGTGCATCCTGCGCCTGGGACACCCGGGGGTGGTGGATGAAATCGAGATCGACACGGCCCACTTCAAGGGCAACTTTCCGGCGCGCTTTTCAATCCAGGCCGCCTACGTGGAAAAGGGCACGAAGCAATCCATCGTGACCCAGAGCATGTTCTGGGAAACGTTGATCGAAGAGCAGCCGCTCACTGCGGATGCCATCCACAACTTCACCGAACTGGCCGATCTCGGACCGATCACCCATATCCGTCTAAACAGTATTCCCGACGGCGGGATCAGTCGGATTCGTCTGCGAGGAAAACCAGTCAAATGA
- a CDS encoding isopenicillin N synthase family dioxygenase has product MKQLPLISIAGLRSENVEERRKTAAELGRACREVGFFYAIDHGIPRQVIDTAFAESRRFFALPTEAKQALSIKRSPHNRGYVAMADEKLNPESGADMKEAFNLGVELPEDHPEVVAGKPFRGVNFWPENLPGWRDNMLSYFDACLELGRIIHRGFSLDLGVAEDFFASHLADPVVTMRILRYPASAGQSDRRDGGAGAHTDYGNLTLLATDDVAGLEVLTRQGDWIDAPHVEGAFVCNIGDCLMRWSNDTYVSTPHRVRPPARERYSIAYFLEANPDSVVDPRDIYPDQTPKYEPVTFAAYLKSRLDATYEHRAGEKV; this is encoded by the coding sequence ATGAAACAACTCCCCCTGATATCCATTGCCGGTCTACGCAGCGAGAATGTGGAAGAGCGCCGCAAGACCGCTGCAGAGCTGGGTCGAGCCTGCCGCGAAGTGGGTTTTTTCTATGCGATCGATCACGGCATTCCCCGGCAGGTGATCGATACCGCGTTCGCCGAATCCAGACGGTTTTTCGCATTGCCGACGGAGGCCAAGCAGGCACTGTCCATCAAGCGTTCGCCCCATAACCGCGGCTATGTGGCCATGGCTGACGAGAAGCTGAACCCGGAGTCGGGTGCGGATATGAAGGAGGCGTTCAACCTGGGCGTCGAACTGCCGGAGGACCATCCCGAGGTGGTCGCCGGCAAACCCTTCCGCGGTGTGAACTTCTGGCCGGAGAACCTGCCGGGATGGCGGGACAACATGTTGAGCTATTTCGATGCTTGCCTGGAGTTGGGCCGGATCATCCATCGGGGCTTCAGCCTCGACCTGGGCGTAGCGGAAGATTTCTTCGCCTCACACCTCGCGGACCCCGTAGTGACCATGCGTATCCTGCGCTATCCCGCGAGTGCGGGGCAGTCGGACCGTCGGGACGGTGGTGCCGGCGCGCACACCGATTATGGCAACCTGACCTTGCTGGCCACCGATGATGTGGCGGGCCTGGAAGTGCTGACTCGTCAGGGCGATTGGATCGATGCGCCGCACGTGGAGGGCGCTTTCGTCTGCAATATCGGTGATTGCCTCATGCGCTGGAGCAACGATACCTATGTATCGACCCCACACCGCGTGCGCCCGCCGGCGCGGGAGCGTTATTCGATCGCCTATTTCCTTGAAGCCAATCCGGATTCGGTGGTCGATCCAAGGGATATTTATCCGGATCAAACGCCCAAGTATGAGCCGGTGACATTTGCGGCTTATCTCAAGTCGCGATTGGATGCGACCTATGAGCATCGGGCAGGGGAGAAGGTATAG
- a CDS encoding ABC transporter permease gives MLSLERRPVDSKTMTYASPVLALVLTIVTGFLIFLGLDRDPIEGLRHFFITPINSSYGWAELGLKMAPLLLCAAGLTICYRAKLWNIGAEGHFLMGAVGASIVALQPGGGSGFWILPLVLLAGVAFGALWAAIAAFLKTHFHCNEILTTIMLNYIALNLLLYGVHGPLKDPYGFSFPQSAMFGDSALLPMLIPGTRLHIGLLFAVLAAVIVGVLFARTFIGFQLKVLGEDEQAAAFAGFPRKKLIWFAFLVAGGMAGLAGASEVTGPIGQLVPQVSPGYGYTAIIVVFLGRMKAVGIILASALLALTFLGGEMMQISMNLPKAMTGLFQGLLLFYLLTCDAFIHYRVRWIGSRPAVAKITLAGQEG, from the coding sequence ATGCTGTCGCTTGAGCGTCGTCCCGTCGATTCGAAAACGATGACCTATGCTTCACCGGTCCTGGCGCTGGTGCTGACGATCGTCACCGGGTTCCTGATATTCCTGGGGCTTGATCGCGACCCGATCGAAGGGCTGCGCCACTTCTTCATCACACCGATCAACAGCAGCTACGGCTGGGCCGAACTTGGCCTGAAGATGGCGCCGTTGCTGCTCTGTGCCGCGGGGCTGACTATCTGCTACCGCGCCAAGTTGTGGAATATCGGTGCCGAGGGCCATTTCCTGATGGGCGCGGTGGGCGCCAGTATCGTTGCGTTGCAGCCGGGCGGGGGGAGTGGGTTCTGGATCCTGCCGCTGGTGTTGCTGGCGGGGGTGGCGTTTGGCGCCCTGTGGGCGGCGATTGCGGCTTTCCTCAAGACCCATTTCCACTGCAATGAAATCCTGACCACCATCATGCTCAACTACATCGCGCTGAACCTGTTGCTATATGGGGTTCACGGACCACTGAAAGACCCCTATGGCTTCAGTTTTCCGCAGTCGGCGATGTTCGGGGACTCGGCGTTGCTGCCGATGCTGATTCCCGGTACCCGGCTGCATATAGGGCTGCTGTTCGCGGTGCTGGCGGCGGTCATCGTCGGCGTCCTGTTTGCCCGCACGTTTATCGGGTTCCAGCTCAAGGTCCTGGGCGAAGACGAGCAGGCGGCCGCTTTCGCCGGCTTCCCGCGGAAGAAGTTGATCTGGTTTGCCTTCCTGGTCGCCGGCGGTATGGCCGGCCTGGCCGGTGCTTCGGAGGTAACCGGGCCGATTGGACAACTGGTGCCCCAGGTCTCACCCGGCTACGGCTATACGGCCATCATCGTGGTGTTTCTGGGCCGTATGAAAGCGGTGGGAATCATCCTCGCCAGTGCCCTGTTGGCACTGACGTTCCTCGGTGGCGAGATGATGCAGATTTCCATGAATCTGCCCAAGGCCATGACCGGCCTGTTCCAGGGGCTGCTGCTGTTCTACCTGCTCACCTGTGATGCCTTTATCCACTATCGCGTGCGCTGGATCGGCTCCAGGCCCGCCGTCGCCAAAATCACGCTGGCCGGGCAGGAGGGCTGA